A window of the Anoplopoma fimbria isolate UVic2021 breed Golden Eagle Sablefish chromosome 17, Afim_UVic_2022, whole genome shotgun sequence genome harbors these coding sequences:
- the LOC129105364 gene encoding vimentin-like, whose translation MRGASYTQKSLQVSGSSSRARIQSPSPSRCRGTSYENRGRSGNRSAAVELGTEIHQQHANEKEEMQELNVKFAGYIDKVQALEQRNAVLQAELAALHGRYKGGPTGIGEEYELKFKEVRELIESLTNEKGAADIERGYIEEEVEVWRLKLEEELALREEAEMILREFRQDVDNATLQKAELERRIEQLVAEIEFLKKLHDEEVADLMKQIEDSKITAELDGDRPDLAAYLRNMRAEIESVAARNVQEAEKWYKSKFDTLKEHAGKHEEQMKTMKDEITTFHNQVSELQNQIDGMRARNAALEQQLEDMEMSHMDKVGSLESIIAQLEAQLCETKLEMTKYLHDYQELLHIKLKLDVEIATYRKLLEGEESRLGIAKTV comes from the coding sequence ATGAGAGGTGCATCTTACACCCAGAAGAGCCTGCAGGTTAGCggctccagcagcagagcgAGGATTCAGAGTCCGTCACCTTCCCGGTGCCGTGGAACCTCATATGAAAACCGCGGGCGCTCCGGTAATCGCAGCGCCGCCGTCGAGTTGGGCACGGAGATACATCAGCAACATGCCAACGAGAAAGAGGAGATGCAGGAGCTCAATGTCAAGTTTGCAGGATACATCGATAAGGTCCAGGCACTAGAGCAGAGAAACGCCGTTCTTCAAGCTGAGCTGGCAGCACTGCATGGCCGCTACAAGGGAGGCCCCACAGGCATCGGAGAGGAATACGAGCTCAAGTTTAAAGAGGTGCGGGAGCTGATTGAGTCCCTGACCAATGAGAAGGGGGCAGCTGATATCGAGCGAGGCTACATCGAAGAAGAGGTGGAAGTGTGGAGACtaaagctggaggaggagctggcactcagagaagaggcagagatgATCCTGAGGGAGTTTCGCCAGGATGTCGACAATGCCACTCTGCAGAAAGCTGAGCTGGAGCGGCGTATAGAGCAACTGGTGGCCGAGATAGAGTTCCTCAAGAAGCTGCATGATGAAGAAGTGGCTGACCTCATGAAGCAGATCGAGGACTCAAAGATCACCGCAGAGCTGGATGGCGATCGGCCCGACCTGGCCGCTTACCTGCGCAACATGCGCGCAGAGATAGAATCTGTCGCTGCCCGCAACGTCCAGGAAGCTGAGAAATGGTACAAGAGCAAGTTTGACACCCTCAAGGAGCACGCCGGCAAACACGAGGAGCAAATGAAGACCATGAAAGACGAGATCACGACCTTCCACAACCAAGTGTCTGAGCTGCAGAACCAGATCGATGGTATGAGGGCTCGCAACGCAGCcctggagcagcagctggaggacatGGAAATGTCCCACATGGATAAGGTGGGGAGTCTGGAGAGTATCATTGCTCAGTTGGAGGCCCAGCTCTGCGAAACCAAACTAGAGATGACAAAGTATCTCCACGACTACCAGGAACTGCTGCACATTAAGCTCAAGCTGGATGTGGAGATCGCCACCTACAGAAAGCTGCTGGAAGGGGAGGAGAGTAGGCTCGGAATTGCCAAAACCGTCTAA